A stretch of Buteo buteo chromosome 21, bButBut1.hap1.1, whole genome shotgun sequence DNA encodes these proteins:
- the SLC38A3 gene encoding LOW QUALITY PROTEIN: sodium-coupled neutral amino acid transporter 3 (The sequence of the model RefSeq protein was modified relative to this genomic sequence to represent the inferred CDS: inserted 1 base in 1 codon; deleted 1 base in 1 codon) has product MDATDVPLQAEMVELVPNGKHATALTASAVPSLAGDRFEENQSGTAEMEEFLPHGAEKKQTHFTDFEGKTSFGMSVFNLSNAIMGSGILGLAYAMANTGIILFLFLLTAVALLSSYSIHLLLKSSGIVGIRAYEQLGYRAFGTPGKLAAAIAITLQNIGAMSSYLYIVKSEVPLVIQTFLNLEEKTTDWYMNGNYLVILVSVTIILPLALMKQLGYLGYASGFSLSCMGFFLISVIYKKFQIPCPLPEQEGNFTGSLNVTPVSTSDYQNGYTVLQAPDQGTCTPSFFTLNSQTAYTIPIMAFAFVCHPEVLPIYTELKNPSKKKMQCISNISIMVMYLMYFLAALFGYLTFYGRVESELLHTYNKVDPFDVLILCVRVAVLTAVTLTVPIVLFPVRRAIQQMLFQGKDFSWIRHVTIAVVLLTFINLLVIFAPSILGIFGLIGATSAPCLIFIFPAIFYIRIMPKDKEPLRSTPKILAACFALLGVLFMVMSLSFIIIDWATGGGXERRQPLASTRCPRQPSPHPPVPQGEPAPGSAPVPRPCRASLGTFRRRCPSPAAVVRGHEPRQARGPPRPVPRMGQRARGRCCAPTPLQRVPFLLRASVSPSVKWGE; this is encoded by the exons ATGGACGCCACGGACGTGCCCCTCCAGGCCGAGATGGTGGAGCTGGTGCCCAACGGGAAGCATGCGACCGCGCTCACCGCCTCCGCCGTCCCCTCGCTGGCAGGTGACAG GTTTGAGGAGAACCAGTCTGGCACAGCGGAGATGGAGGAGTTCCTGCCCCATGGCGCCGAGAAGAAGCAGACGCACTTCACCGAT TTCGAAGGGAAGACGTCTTTTGGGATGTCCGTCTTCAACCTGAGCAATGCCATCATGGGCAGCGGCATCCTGGGGCTGGCCTATGCCATGGCCAACACCGGCATCATCCTCTTCCT CTTCCTCCTGACGGCGGTGGCCCTGCTCTCCAGCTACTCCATCCACCTGCTGCTCAAGTCCTCGGGCATCGTGG GCATCCGCGCCTACGAGCAGCTGGGCTACCGAGCCTTCGGCACGCCGGGGAAGCTGGCCGCGGCCATTGCCATCACGCTGCAGAACATCGGAG CCATGTCCAGCTACCTGTACATCGTCAAATCCGAAGTGCCTCTCGTCATCCAGACCTTCCTCAACCTGGAGGAGAAGACCAC GGACTGGTACATGAACGGGAACTACCTGGTGATCCTGGTTTCCGTCACCATTATCCTGCCCCTGGCCCTCATGAAGCAGCTGG GCTACCTCGGCTACGCCAGTGGCTTCTCCCTCAGCTGTATGGGCTTCTTCCTCATCTCG GTCATCTACAAGAAGTTCCAGAtcccctgcccgctccccgAGCAGGAGGGGAACTTCACGGGCAGCCTCAACGTCACCCCTGTCAGCACCAGTGACTACCAGAATGGCTACACCGTCCTCCAGGCGCCTGACCAGGGCACCTGCACCCCCAGCTTCTTCACCCTGAACTCCCAG ACGGCGTACACCATCCCCATCATGGCCTTCGCCTTCGTCTGCCACCCCGAGGTCCTGCCCATCTACACCGAGTTGAAGAA cccctcgaAGAAGAAGATGCAGTGCATCTCCAACATCTCCATCATGGTCATGTACCTCATGTACTTCTTGGCCGCCCTCTTTGGCTACCTCACGTTCTACG GCCGGGTGGAGTCGGAGCTGCTGCACACGTACAACAAAGTGGACCCCTTCGACGTGCTCATCCTGTGCGTGCGGGTGGCCGTGCTGACGGCTGTCACCCTCACCGTCCCCATCGTCCTCTTCCCG gtgCGCCGGGCCATCCAGCAGATGCTGTTCCAAGGAAAGGACTTCAGCTGGATCCGCCACGTCACCATCGCCGTGGTCCTGCTGACCTTCATCAACCTCTTGGTCATCTTCGCCCCCTCCATCCTTGGCATCTTCGGCTTGATCG GTGCCACCTCCGCTCCCTGCCTCATCTTCATCTTCCCCGCCATCTTCTACATCCGCATCATGCCCAAGGACAAGGAGCCGCTGCGCTCCACCCCCAAAATCTTG GCTGCCTGCTTCGCCCTCCTCGGGGTGCTCTTCATGGTCATGAGCTTGAGCTTCATCATCATCGACTGGGCCACAGGAGGGG AAGAGCGGCGGCAGCCACTAGCCAGCACCAGGTGCCCACGCCAACCTTCCCCCCACCCGCCGGTGCCCCAGGGAGAGCCGGCCCCG GGCTCAGCCCCCGTGCCGCGGCCCTGCCGGGCTTCCCTGGGGACCTTCCGCCGTCGCTGCCCATCACCCGCGGCGGTGGTGAGGGGGCATGAGCCACGGCAGGCGCGGGGACCCCCCCGACCTGTGCCCAGGATGGGGCAGCGAGCCCGGGGCAGGTGCTGTGCCCCCACCCCGCTCCAGCGGGTACCTTTCCTGCTCCgcgcctcagtttccccatctgtaaaatggggagaATAA
- the SEMA3F gene encoding semaphorin-3F isoform X3, with protein sequence MGTDAAIFRTMGKQTAMRTDQYNSRWLNDPAFVRAQLIPDSSERNDDKLYFFFREKSADAPLSPGVYSRIGRICLNDDGGHCCLVNKWSTFLKARLVCSVPGPDGIETHFDELQDVFIQQTQDTKNPIIYAVFSASGSVFKGSAVCVYSMADIRMVFNGPFAHKEGPNYQWMPYTGKMPYPRPGTCPGGTFTPSMKSTKDYPDEVINFMRAHPLMYHAVYPTHRQPLVVRTNVNYRFTTVAVDQVDAADGRYEVLFLGTDRGTVQKVIVLPRDDMETEELMLEEIEVFKVPAPIKTMTISSKRQQLYVSSAVGVTHLALHRCDVYGEACADCCLARDPYCAWDGNACTRYSASSKRRSRRQDVRHGNPIRQCRGYNSNANKNAVEAVQYGVEGSTAFLECQPRSPQASIKWLLQKDNSDRRKELRVEGRVLRTEQGLLLRALQLADSGLYSCTATENNFKHTVTKVQLRVLSSRAVHAVLVQAETPPGLPGAPTPRYQDLLQLLTQPEMGLLDQYCQGYWRHTAASPPQPLAGLKAKEQQDQKKPRNRRNHQPETYGHT encoded by the exons ACCCGGCCTTTGTCCGCGCCCAGCTCATCCCCGACAGCAGCGAGAGGAACGACGACAAGCTCTACTTCTTCTTCCGAGAGAAGTCGGCCGATGCCCCGCTGAGCCCTGGAGTCTATTCCCGCATCGGGCGCATTTGCCTG AACGACGACGGGGGCCACTGCTGCCTCGTGAACAAGTGGAGCACCTTCCTGAAGGCCCGGCTCGTCTGCTCCGTGCCGGGACCCGACGGGATCGAAACGCACTTCGACGAGCTCC AGGACGTCTTCATCCAGCAGACTCAGGACACCAAGAACCCCATTATCTACGCCGTGTTCTCCGCTTCAGG GTCGGTCTTCAAGGGGTCTGCCGTGTGTGTCTACTCGATGGCCGACATCCGCATGGTCTTCAACGGGCCCTTCGCACACAAAGAGGGACCCAACTACCAGTGGATGCCCTACACGGGCAAAATGCCCTACCCCCGGCCGGGCACT TGCCCCGGGGGGACCTTCACCCCGTCCATGAAGTCGACCAAGGACTACCCTGACGAAGTGATCAACTTCATGCGCGCACACCCGCTGATGTACCACGCCGTCTACCCCACCCACCGCCAGCCGCTGGTGGTCCGCACCAACGTCAACTACCGCTTCACCACCGTGGCCGTCGACCAGGTGGACGCGGCAGACGGGCGCTATGAGGTGCTTTTCCTGGGCACAG ATCGGGGCACTGTGCAGAAGGTCATCGTGCTCCCCCGGGATGACATGGAGACGGAGGAGCTCATGCTGGAGGAGATTGAGGTGTTCAAG GTGCCGGCACCCATCAAGACGATGACCATCTCCTCCAAGAGG CAACAGCTGTACGTGTCCTCGGCCGTAGGCGTGACCCACCTGGCCCTGCACCGCTGCGACGTGTACGGGGAAGCCTGTGCCGACTGCTGCCTGGCCCGGGACCCCTACTGCGCCTGGGACGGCAACGCCTGCACCCGCTACTCCGCCTCCTCCAAAAG GAGGAGCCGGCGGCAGGACGTCCGGCACGGCAACCCCATCCGCCAGTGCCGGGGCTACAACTCCAACG CTAACAAGAACGCAGTGGAGGCCGTGCAGTACGGGGTGGAGGGCAGCACCGCCTTCCTGGAGTGCCAGCCCCGCTCGCCCCAGGCCAGCATCAAGTGGCTGCTGCAGAAGGACAACAGCGACCGGCGGAAAGAG CTGCGGGTGGAAGGCCGGGTGCTGCGGACGGAGCAGGGCTTGCTGCTGCGCGCCCTCCAGCTTGCCGACAGCGGCCTCTACTCCTGCACCGCCACCGAGAACAACTTCAAGCACACGGTGACCAAGGTGCAGCTCCGTGTCCTCAGCAGCCGGGCCGTCCATGCCGTGCTGGTCCAGGCGGAGACCCCCCCTGGCCTGCCGGGTGCCCCCACTCCCCGCTACCAGgacctgctgcagctcctcaccCAGCCCGAAATGGGACTCCTGGACCAGTACTGCCAGGGCTACTGGCGGCACACGGccgccagccccccccagccgctGGCTGGCCTCAAAGCCAAGGAGCAGCAGGACCAGAAGAAGCCTCGAAACCGCCGGAATCACCAGCCAGAGACCTACGGGCATACATGA
- the GNAI2 gene encoding guanine nucleotide-binding protein G(i) subunit alpha-2: protein MGCTVSAEDKAAAERSRMIDKNLREDGEKAAREVKLLLLGAGESGKSTIVKQMKIIHEDGYSEEECRQYKAVVYSNTIQSIMAIIKAMGNLQIDFGDSSRADDARQLFALSCTAEEQGIMPEDLANVIRRLWADNGVQACFNRSREYQLNDSAAYYLNDLERIARTDYIPTQQDVLRTRVKTTGIVETHFTFKDLHFKMFDVGGQRSERKKWIHCFEGVTAIIFCVALSAYDLVLAEDEEMNRMHESMKLFDSICNNKWFTDTSIILFLNKKDLFEEKIVHSPLAICFPEYTGANKYDEAAGYIQSKFEDLNKRKDTKEIYTHFTCATDTKNVQFVFDAVTDVIIKNNLKDCGLF from the exons atgggcTGCACCGTGAGCGCCGAGGACAAGGCGGCCGCCGAGCGCTCCCGCATGATCGACAAGAACCTGCGGGAGGATGGCGAGAAGGCGGCGCGGGAggtgaagctgctgctgctgg GTGCCGGCGAGTCTGGGAAGAGCACCATCGTCAAACAGATGAA gatCATCCACGAGGATGGCTACTCAGAGGAGGAGTGCCGGCAGTACAAAGCCGTGGTCTACAGCAACACCATCCAGTCCATCATGGCCATCATCAAGGCGATGGGGAACCTGCAGATTGATTTTGGAGACTCCTCCAGAGCG gaTGATGCTCGGCAGCTCTTTGCGCTCTCCTGCACCGCCGAGGAGCAGGGCATCATGCCAGAGGACCTGGCCAACGTGATCCGGAGGCTGTGGGCTGACAACGGGGTCCAGGCTTGTTTTAATCGCTCCCGAGAGTACCAGCTGAACGACTCCGCTGCCTA ctaCCTGAACGACCTGGAGAGGATAGCCCGTACCGACTACATCCCCACCCAGCAGGACGTGCTGCGCACCAGGGTGAAGACCACCGGCATCGTAGAGACCCACTTCACCTTCAAGGACCTGCATTTCAA gatgtTTGATGTGGGCGGCCAGCGCTCAGAGCGGAAAAAGTGGATCCACTGCTTCGAGGGGGTGACGGCCATCATTTTCTGCGTGGCCCTGAGTGCCTACGACCTGGTGCTGGCTGAAGACGAGGAGATG AACCGGATGCACGAGAGCATGAAGCTGTTTGACAGCATCTGCAACAACAAGTGGTTCACGGACACGTCCATCATCCTCTTCCTCAACAAGAAGGATCTCTTTGAGGAGAAGATCGTGCACAGCCCCCTGGCCATCTGCTTCCCCGAGTACACAG gggcCAATAAGTACGACGAGGCGGCCGGCTACATCCAGAGCAAGTTCGAGGACCTGAACAAGCGGAAGGACACCAAGGAGATCTACACCCACTTCACCTGTGCCACCGACACCAAGAACGTGCAGTTCGTCTTCGACGCCGTCACCGACGTCATCATCAAAAACAACCTGAAGGACTGCGGGCTCTTCTGA
- the GNAT1 gene encoding guanine nucleotide-binding protein G(t) subunit alpha-1, protein MGAGASAEEKHSRELEKKLKEDAEKDARTVKLLLLGAGESGKSTIVKQMKIIHQDGYSLEECLEFIAIIYSNTLQSMLAIVRAMTTLNIQYGDSARQDDARKLLHLSDTIEEGTMPKELSDIIGRLWKDTGIQACFDRASEYQLNDSAGYYLSDLERLVTPGYVPTEQDVLRSRVKTTGIIETQFSFKDLNFRMFDVGGQRSERKKWIHCFEGVTCIIFIAALSAYDMVLVEDDEVNRMHESLHLFNSICNHRYFATTSIVLFLNKKDVFLEKIKKAHLSICFPDYDGPNTYDDAGNYIKLQFLELNMRRDVKEIYSHMTCATDTENVKFVFDAVTDIIIKENLKDCGLF, encoded by the exons ATGGGCGCCGGGGCCAGCGCCGAGGAGAAGCACTCCCGCGAGCTGGAGAAGAAGCTCAAGGAGGACGCTGAGAAGGATGCCAGGACCGTCAAGCTGCTGCTACTGG GAGCAGGGGAGTCGGGGAAGAGCACCATCGTCAAGCAGATGAA GATCATCCACCAGGACGGTTACTCACTGGAGGAATGCCTGGAGTTCATCGCCATCATCTACAGCAACACGCTCCAGTCCATGCTGGCCATCGTGCGGGCCATGACCACCCTCAACATCCAGTACGGGGACTCGGCTCGCCAG GACGATGCCCGCAAGCTGCTGCACCTCTCGGACACCATTGAGGAGGGCACCATGCCCAAGGAGTTGTCGGACATCATCGGGCGGCTCTGGAAGGACACAGGCATCCAAGCCTGCTTCGACCGCGCCTCCGAGTACCAGCTCAATGACTCGGCTGGCTA CTACCTGTCAGACCTGGAGCGCCTGGTGACCCCCGGCTACGTCCCCACGGAGCAGGATGTGCTGCGCTCTCGCGTCAAGACCACCGGCATCATCGAGACGCAGTTCTCCTTCAAAGACCTCAACTTCAG GATGTTTGATGTGGGTGGCCAGCGCTCGGAGCGGAAGAAGTGGATCCACTGCTTCGAGGGGGTGACCTGCATCATCTTCATCGCGGCCCTCAGCGCCTACGACATGGTGCTGGTGGAGGATGACGAAGTG AACCGCATGCACGAGAGCCTGCACCTCTTCAACAGCATCTGCAACCACCGCTACTTCGCCACCACCTCCATCGTCCTCTTCCTCAACAAGAAGGACGTCTTCCTGGAGAAGATCAAGAAGGCCCATCTCAGCATCTGCTTTCCCGACTACGACG GTCCCAACACCTACGACGACGCGGGTAACTACATCAAGCTGCAGTTCCTGGAGCTGAACATGCGGCGGGACGTGAAGGAGATCTACTCCCACATGACCTGCGCCACCGATACCGAGAACGTCAAGTTCGTCTTTGACGCCGTCACTGACATCATCATCAAGGAGAACCTCAAGGATTGCGGGCTGTTCtga